One Glycocaulis abyssi DNA window includes the following coding sequences:
- a CDS encoding glycoside hydrolase family 43 protein yields the protein MTRKSNSALLTGASALALMLAACEAPEAGDNAAPPAPPHAGNSDSEAEAPQAGEDGPLLARLDWFHYEGGDPAHEAFPAGEGEFQNPVLGGFYPDPNILQVGEDYYLTTSTFAYFPGLPVFHSRDLVNWTQIGNALDRTDMVDFGNLGLSRGIFAPAMAYHDGTFYMLNTCVDCGDNFIISATDPAGPWSAPVWLPDLAGGIDPSLFVDEDGRAYILNNGPPDREPEYDGHRAVWIQQFDLETLTTFGERIVLVDGGVDFSTQPIWIEGPHIYKVDGLYYLICAEGGTAEGHSQVVLRSENPMGPYEAWDGNPILTQRDLPRDRPFPITSAGHASFVTTPSGEWWGTFLAVRPYGDDLYNTGRETFLMPVSWEEGWPRMTGDGDLIPYAYRRPDLPPQEPADPPMAGAFEVHEDFSGPLPPHWMMLRLPQESWHDLDSEPGSLVLTARNVALGENANPSYLGRRQQHMYASASMRMRFEPQAAGDRAGLVALQSDEYWYFIGLARDGDGDVIRVERRAGPEQDVHGEILASVPFEGEAGAPIDLRITARAGEYDFHYALEEGRWQPLLEDADGTLLSTRIAGGFVGVTMGPYAYSGE from the coding sequence ATGACCCGGAAAAGCAACTCCGCGCTCCTGACCGGAGCCAGCGCGCTGGCGCTTATGCTGGCAGCCTGTGAAGCGCCGGAAGCAGGTGACAACGCAGCGCCGCCTGCACCCCCGCACGCTGGCAATTCCGATAGCGAAGCCGAAGCACCGCAAGCCGGTGAGGACGGCCCGCTGCTGGCCCGGCTCGACTGGTTCCATTATGAGGGCGGCGATCCAGCCCACGAGGCCTTCCCGGCAGGCGAGGGCGAGTTCCAGAACCCGGTTCTGGGCGGCTTCTATCCGGATCCCAACATCCTGCAGGTGGGCGAGGATTATTACCTGACCACCTCCACCTTCGCCTATTTTCCCGGCCTTCCGGTGTTTCACAGCCGCGATCTGGTGAACTGGACGCAGATCGGCAATGCGCTGGACCGCACCGACATGGTGGATTTCGGCAATCTGGGGCTCTCGCGCGGCATTTTCGCGCCAGCCATGGCCTACCATGACGGCACATTTTACATGCTCAACACGTGTGTGGATTGCGGCGATAATTTCATCATCAGCGCAACCGATCCGGCAGGGCCGTGGTCCGCTCCGGTCTGGCTGCCTGATCTCGCGGGCGGGATCGACCCCTCCCTCTTCGTCGACGAGGACGGACGCGCCTACATCCTCAACAATGGCCCGCCAGACCGCGAGCCGGAATATGACGGCCACCGCGCGGTATGGATCCAGCAGTTTGATCTGGAAACCCTCACCACATTCGGCGAGCGCATCGTGCTGGTCGATGGCGGGGTGGATTTCTCTACCCAGCCGATCTGGATCGAAGGCCCGCACATCTACAAGGTGGACGGGCTGTACTATCTGATCTGCGCCGAGGGCGGCACGGCAGAAGGCCACTCACAGGTCGTCCTGCGCAGTGAGAATCCGATGGGGCCCTACGAGGCGTGGGACGGTAATCCCATCCTCACCCAGCGCGATCTGCCGCGCGACCGGCCCTTCCCCATCACCTCTGCCGGCCATGCCAGCTTCGTCACCACACCGTCGGGCGAATGGTGGGGCACCTTCCTCGCCGTGCGGCCCTATGGCGATGATCTCTACAATACGGGCCGCGAGACCTTCCTGATGCCGGTAAGCTGGGAGGAGGGCTGGCCGCGCATGACCGGGGACGGCGATCTCATCCCTTATGCCTATCGCCGCCCGGACCTGCCGCCGCAGGAACCGGCCGATCCGCCCATGGCGGGCGCGTTCGAGGTGCATGAGGACTTTTCAGGCCCCCTGCCCCCGCACTGGATGATGCTGCGCCTGCCGCAGGAAAGCTGGCATGATCTCGACAGCGAGCCGGGCAGCCTGGTGCTGACCGCGCGCAATGTGGCGCTGGGCGAGAACGCCAACCCGTCCTATCTCGGACGCCGCCAGCAGCACATGTATGCCAGCGCTTCCATGCGCATGCGCTTTGAGCCGCAGGCGGCGGGCGACCGGGCCGGGCTCGTGGCCCTGCAGAGCGATGAGTACTGGTACTTCATCGGGCTTGCCCGCGATGGAGACGGCGATGTGATCCGGGTGGAGCGCCGCGCCGGGCCGGAGCAGGACGTGCATGGCGAAATCCTTGCCAGCGTCCCCTTTGAAGGCGAGGCGGGCGCACCGATCGACCTGCGCATCACCGCCCGGGCAGGCGAATACGACTTCCACTACGCGCTTGAGGAAGGCCGGTGGCAGCCTTTGCTGGAAGACGCGGACGGCACGCTGCTCTCCACCCGGATTGCAGGCGGGTTTGTCGGCGTGACCATGGGGCCGTACGCGTATTCAGGCGAATAG
- a CDS encoding glycosyl hydrolase 115 family protein, with protein MSICPISRGLVLPALLALLFLTGPVAAQHPVRGVCDGPAGVCAGSPPVSAFPLIVSGEPTVVRTDPGDYPGLLRAAQDLRDDLDRVSRGEIPVEITNLRRVDGRGMAVIAGVLGRNHDIDRLVEEGRLDVSGVAGEWEAYVQQVVDNPAPGIDRALVIAGSDMRGAIFGIYDLSERMGVSPWYWWADVPIERRSDLYVTEGRRAERPHVRYRGIFLNNENPALLGWVNETYGGFNHRFYGDVFELILRLRGNYLWSAMWGKAFYDEDALNPITAEAMGVVVGTTHHEPMLRAHIEWERYGTGEWNYRTNADNLQRFWREGITRLARHQTPVVLGMRGDGDEAMSDETEVELMERIVADQRAIIEEVTGRPASETPQMWALYKEVLDYYDEGMQMPDDVMILFANDNWGNIRRVPQPGEERAGGFGMYYHFDYVGGPRNYKWINTTQIARTWEQMNIAWEFGADQLWLVNVGDLKPMELPISHFLTHAWNPEAMTQDVMEGFTRGWAAQQFGEDHADDIAALLTGYTNYNSRRKPEMVGPDTYSLVNFDEAERILAEWDALAELADAVRERLDPEYHDAFVQLVWYPVIAAGNLNRLHIETARNRLYAAQGRVAANASADAVREAFERSHELDRIYEEDVADGRWVHMMAQTRISYTYWQQPEEDILPDLESVTPARGAVLGIAVEGDERAWPGADGTPALPVFYRYGRQTRHIDLFDRGISPARYTLAAGAPWVRLSQTQGRGDGRVAVSIDWDSAPEDEASAVISVTGPDRNVIEIEVRAVNPAIMPAEGAFVEADGFVAMEAAHFARAIDGESVEWRTVPNLGRTLSSVTLFPPTAEAVTPGGESPRLEYDIHLLEAGEVEVQVTLSPTLDFRGLGGLRYAVSIGDEVPQIINMHLDDSDATWERNVGNNSVVHTSRHTVEAGPQVLRIWMVDTGPVFQRIVIARGQLPQTYLGPPESWRGR; from the coding sequence ATGAGCATTTGTCCAATCTCCCGCGGTCTCGTGCTCCCGGCGCTTCTGGCCTTGCTTTTCCTGACGGGGCCGGTGGCGGCCCAGCATCCGGTCCGCGGGGTATGCGATGGCCCTGCCGGCGTGTGTGCCGGGTCTCCGCCGGTTTCCGCCTTTCCCCTGATCGTTTCTGGCGAGCCGACTGTTGTGCGTACCGATCCCGGCGATTATCCGGGCCTGCTGCGCGCCGCGCAGGATCTGCGCGATGATCTTGACCGCGTGTCGCGCGGGGAAATCCCTGTAGAAATCACCAATCTGCGGCGTGTGGACGGCCGCGGCATGGCCGTTATCGCCGGGGTTCTGGGGCGCAATCACGATATTGACCGGCTGGTCGAAGAGGGCCGGCTGGATGTATCCGGTGTGGCCGGCGAGTGGGAGGCTTATGTCCAGCAGGTGGTCGATAACCCCGCCCCCGGCATAGACCGCGCGCTGGTGATTGCCGGCTCCGATATGCGCGGGGCCATATTCGGCATTTATGACCTCTCAGAGCGCATGGGCGTCTCGCCCTGGTACTGGTGGGCTGATGTGCCAATCGAGCGCCGCAGCGATCTCTACGTCACCGAAGGACGCCGGGCAGAGCGCCCGCACGTGCGCTACCGGGGCATCTTCCTCAATAACGAGAACCCGGCCCTGCTCGGCTGGGTCAACGAGACCTATGGCGGCTTCAATCACCGCTTCTATGGCGATGTGTTCGAGCTGATCCTGCGCTTGCGCGGCAATTATCTCTGGTCGGCCATGTGGGGGAAAGCCTTCTACGATGAAGATGCGCTCAATCCCATCACGGCAGAGGCGATGGGCGTCGTCGTCGGCACCACCCATCACGAACCCATGCTGCGCGCCCATATCGAGTGGGAGCGCTATGGCACCGGCGAGTGGAATTACCGCACCAATGCGGACAATCTCCAGCGCTTCTGGCGTGAGGGGATCACCCGGCTTGCGCGCCATCAGACGCCGGTCGTGCTCGGCATGCGCGGCGATGGCGATGAAGCCATGAGCGACGAGACCGAGGTGGAGCTGATGGAGCGTATTGTCGCTGACCAGCGCGCCATCATCGAGGAGGTGACGGGCCGCCCCGCCAGCGAGACACCGCAGATGTGGGCGCTCTACAAGGAGGTGCTCGATTATTACGACGAGGGCATGCAGATGCCCGACGACGTGATGATCCTGTTTGCCAATGACAATTGGGGCAATATCCGCCGCGTGCCGCAACCGGGCGAGGAACGCGCGGGCGGGTTCGGCATGTACTATCATTTCGACTATGTGGGCGGTCCGCGTAACTACAAATGGATCAACACCACCCAGATCGCGCGCACCTGGGAGCAGATGAATATTGCGTGGGAGTTCGGCGCCGATCAGCTCTGGCTGGTCAATGTCGGTGATCTGAAGCCCATGGAACTGCCGATCAGCCACTTCCTGACCCACGCATGGAATCCCGAGGCTATGACCCAGGACGTGATGGAAGGCTTCACGCGCGGCTGGGCCGCCCAGCAGTTTGGCGAGGATCATGCCGACGATATCGCCGCGCTGCTGACGGGCTACACGAACTACAATTCACGCCGCAAGCCGGAGATGGTCGGGCCGGATACGTACAGCCTTGTCAATTTCGATGAGGCCGAGCGCATCCTCGCCGAATGGGACGCTCTGGCAGAGCTGGCCGATGCCGTGCGGGAGCGCCTCGATCCTGAATATCACGACGCTTTCGTCCAGCTGGTCTGGTATCCGGTGATCGCGGCGGGCAATCTGAACCGGCTGCATATCGAGACCGCGCGCAACCGGCTCTATGCCGCGCAAGGGCGCGTGGCGGCCAATGCCAGCGCGGATGCGGTGCGCGAAGCGTTTGAGCGCAGCCATGAACTCGACCGCATCTACGAAGAGGACGTGGCCGATGGCCGTTGGGTCCACATGATGGCGCAGACCCGCATCTCCTATACCTACTGGCAGCAGCCTGAAGAAGATATCCTGCCGGATCTGGAAAGCGTGACACCGGCGCGCGGCGCGGTGCTGGGTATTGCCGTGGAGGGCGATGAACGGGCCTGGCCGGGTGCAGACGGCACGCCAGCTCTGCCCGTCTTCTACCGCTATGGCCGTCAGACCCGCCATATCGATCTGTTCGACAGAGGTATAAGCCCGGCCCGCTATACGCTCGCTGCCGGCGCGCCCTGGGTGCGCCTGTCGCAGACGCAGGGACGCGGCGATGGCCGGGTCGCGGTCTCCATCGACTGGGATTCGGCGCCCGAAGATGAGGCCAGCGCGGTCATCTCCGTCACGGGTCCTGACCGGAACGTTATCGAGATCGAGGTGAGGGCGGTGAACCCCGCTATCATGCCTGCTGAAGGCGCGTTCGTGGAAGCCGATGGCTTCGTCGCCATGGAGGCGGCGCATTTCGCCCGTGCGATTGATGGCGAGAGCGTGGAGTGGCGCACCGTGCCAAATCTCGGCCGGACGCTCTCATCGGTGACGCTCTTCCCGCCGACCGCAGAGGCCGTCACGCCCGGCGGCGAGTCCCCGCGGCTGGAATACGATATCCACCTGCTTGAAGCCGGTGAGGTGGAGGTGCAGGTCACGCTATCCCCGACGCTCGATTTCAGAGGGCTGGGCGGTTTGCGCTATGCCGTCTCCATCGGGGACGAAGTCCCGCAGATCATCAACATGCATCTCGATGACAGTGACGCCACATGGGAACGCAATGTCGGCAATAATTCGGTCGTCCATACCAGCCGCCACACCGTGGAGGCAGGCCCGCAAGTCTTGCGCATCTGGATGGTTGATACCGGCCCCGTCTTCCAGCGCATCGTGATCGCGCGTGGGCAGCTGCCACAGACCTATCTCGGCCCGCCGGAGAGCTGGCGGGGACGGTAG
- a CDS encoding tryptophan halogenase family protein — protein MDGNRIRKIVIVGGGTAGWMTAAAFAKILGPRYADITLVESEEIGIVGVGEATIPQINIYNRMLGLDEDDFVRETQGSFKLGIEFVDWGKKNHTYFHPFGPFGVDMDGVSFHAYWLRMMHGGDPRLVTDYSLTSVAASQNRFMRPVNAGNSPLSRIAYAFHFDASLYARFLRRYSQARGVKRQEGKITKVHQRSEDGFIESVELESGQKIEGELFIDCSGFRGLLIEQTLKAGYEDWTHWLPCDRAVAVPCAHGDGEFTPYTRSTAREAGWQWRIPLQHRIGNGYVYSSQFISDDEAAAKLMANLDGEALADPRPLRFVTGRRKKAWVKNVVALGLASGFLEPLESTSIHLIQSGIARLLTLFPSRDFEPADIERYNFMIAREFAQVRDFIILHYHLTERDNTPLWEYCRSMDVPETLKEKYRIFESHGRIFRDNDELFNDTSWFAVMIGQGLVPRSYDPVVEAMDEATLRARMNELHSVIGNCADQMPGHADFIAMNCAAKAA, from the coding sequence ATGGACGGGAACCGGATACGCAAAATCGTAATCGTGGGCGGCGGCACGGCCGGCTGGATGACGGCAGCCGCCTTCGCGAAAATCCTTGGCCCCCGCTATGCCGACATCACGCTCGTTGAATCTGAAGAGATCGGCATTGTCGGTGTCGGCGAGGCCACCATCCCGCAGATCAATATCTATAACCGCATGCTGGGGCTGGATGAGGACGATTTCGTCCGCGAGACGCAAGGCTCATTCAAGCTGGGTATCGAGTTCGTCGACTGGGGCAAGAAGAACCACACCTATTTCCACCCGTTCGGACCGTTCGGCGTGGATATGGACGGCGTGTCCTTCCATGCCTACTGGCTGCGCATGATGCATGGCGGCGATCCGCGCCTTGTGACCGATTATTCGCTGACCTCGGTCGCGGCGAGCCAGAACCGCTTCATGCGGCCGGTGAATGCAGGCAATTCGCCCCTTTCGCGCATCGCCTATGCCTTCCATTTCGACGCCTCGCTCTATGCGCGTTTCCTGCGCCGCTATTCGCAGGCGCGCGGGGTGAAGCGCCAGGAAGGCAAGATCACAAAGGTTCACCAGCGTAGTGAGGACGGCTTCATCGAGAGCGTGGAGCTGGAAAGCGGACAGAAGATCGAAGGCGAGCTCTTCATCGACTGTTCCGGTTTTCGGGGCCTACTGATCGAGCAGACCCTAAAGGCCGGTTATGAGGACTGGACCCACTGGCTGCCCTGCGACCGCGCCGTGGCGGTGCCGTGCGCGCACGGGGATGGCGAGTTTACGCCCTACACGCGCTCCACTGCGCGCGAGGCAGGCTGGCAGTGGCGTATCCCGCTCCAGCATCGCATCGGCAATGGATATGTCTATTCCAGCCAGTTCATTTCCGACGATGAGGCTGCGGCCAAGCTGATGGCGAATCTCGACGGCGAGGCGCTGGCCGATCCGCGCCCGCTGCGCTTCGTGACCGGCAGACGCAAAAAGGCGTGGGTGAAGAATGTGGTGGCACTGGGGCTGGCTTCAGGCTTCCTCGAACCACTGGAATCCACCTCTATCCACCTCATACAGAGCGGGATTGCGCGCCTGCTTACCCTCTTCCCCAGCCGCGATTTCGAGCCGGCCGATATCGAGCGCTACAACTTCATGATCGCGCGCGAGTTCGCGCAGGTGCGTGACTTCATCATCCTGCACTATCACCTCACCGAGCGCGACAACACGCCGCTCTGGGAATACTGCCGCTCCATGGACGTGCCGGAAACCCTGAAAGAGAAATACCGCATCTTCGAGAGCCACGGGCGGATCTTCCGCGATAATGACGAGCTGTTCAACGATACCAGCTGGTTCGCCGTAATGATCGGTCAGGGCCTGGTGCCGCGCAGCTATGACCCGGTGGTCGAGGCCATGGACGAGGCCACGCTGCGCGCGCGCATGAACGAGTTGCATTCGGTGATCGGCAATTGTGCAGACCAGATGCCGGGCCATGCTGACTTCATCGCCATGAACTGCGCCGCGAAAGCGGCGTGA
- a CDS encoding tryptophan halogenase family protein, producing MSAPPIRQVVIVGGGTAGWMAAAALSRLIGNGVTQITLVESEEIGIVGVGEATIPPIRQFNEVLGIDEREFLKATQGSYKLGIEFVDWTRPGHRYIHPFGPFGADMNAVKFHQYWLKLRRLGRAADFAEYNLCAVAAYQNRFGGISPQFRNPVTQLHWAYHFDASLYARFLRRYSEARGVKRQEGKITKVHQRSEDGFIESVELESGQRVEGELFIDCSGFRGLLIEQTLKAGYEDWTHWLPCDRAVAVPCAHGDGAFTPYTRSTAREAGWQWRIPLQHRIGNGYVYSSQFISDDEAAAKLMANLDGEALADPRPLRFVTGRRKKAWVKNVVALGLASGFLEPLESTSIHLIQSGISRLLALFPDSGFSNVEIDEYNRLTDQQIGFIRDFIILHYHANEREGVPLWDACRHMDVPETLARKLALFRSKGRLFRYEDELFAEASWYAVLLGQNVMPDGYDPLVDAAPVDNIARALDEIRAMVRDAAGSMPLHADFINQHCRAPEAA from the coding sequence ATGAGCGCGCCGCCCATAAGGCAAGTGGTGATCGTGGGCGGCGGCACGGCCGGCTGGATGGCAGCCGCTGCGCTTTCGCGCCTTATCGGCAATGGCGTCACGCAGATCACGCTGGTTGAGTCCGAGGAGATCGGCATTGTCGGCGTCGGCGAAGCCACCATCCCGCCCATCCGCCAGTTCAACGAGGTGCTGGGGATTGATGAGCGCGAATTCCTGAAAGCCACACAAGGCAGCTACAAGCTGGGTATCGAGTTCGTGGACTGGACCCGGCCCGGCCATCGCTACATCCATCCGTTCGGCCCGTTCGGCGCGGACATGAATGCGGTGAAGTTCCACCAGTACTGGCTGAAACTGCGCAGGCTAGGCCGGGCAGCCGATTTCGCCGAGTACAATCTGTGTGCCGTTGCAGCCTATCAGAACCGGTTTGGCGGCATCTCCCCGCAATTCCGCAATCCGGTGACCCAGCTTCACTGGGCCTATCATTTCGACGCCTCGCTCTATGCCCGCTTCCTTCGCCGCTATTCCGAGGCACGCGGGGTGAAGCGCCAGGAAGGCAAGATCACAAAGGTTCACCAGCGTAGTGAGGACGGCTTCATCGAGAGCGTGGAGCTGGAAAGCGGGCAGCGCGTGGAAGGCGAGCTCTTCATCGACTGCTCCGGCTTCAGAGGGCTGCTAATCGAGCAGACGCTAAAGGCCGGATATGAGGACTGGACCCACTGGCTGCCCTGTGACCGCGCCGTCGCCGTGCCGTGCGCGCACGGGGATGGCGCGTTTACGCCCTACACGCGTTCGACAGCACGCGAGGCAGGCTGGCAATGGCGTATCCCGCTGCAGCACCGGATCGGCAATGGCTATGTCTATTCCAGCCAGTTCATTTCCGACGACGAGGCTGCGGCCAAGCTGATGGCCAATCTCGATGGCGAGGCGCTGGCCGATCCGCGCCCGCTACGCTTTGTGACCGGCAGACGCAAAAAGGCGTGGGTGAAGAACGTTGTCGCTCTGGGGCTGGCTTCAGGCTTCCTCGAACCGCTAGAATCCACCTCTATCCACCTCATCCAGAGCGGGATATCACGGCTTCTGGCGCTATTTCCCGATAGCGGTTTTTCGAACGTCGAGATTGATGAGTATAACCGGCTGACCGACCAGCAGATCGGGTTCATCCGCGACTTCATCATCCTGCATTATCACGCCAATGAGCGCGAAGGCGTACCGCTCTGGGATGCCTGCCGCCACATGGACGTGCCGGAGACGCTGGCGCGCAAGCTCGCCCTGTTCCGTAGCAAGGGCCGCCTCTTCCGCTATGAGGATGAACTCTTCGCCGAAGCCAGCTGGTATGCGGTCCTGCTGGGCCAGAACGTGATGCCGGACGGCTACGACCCGCTGGTCGATGCCGCGCCGGTGGACAACATTGCCCGCGCGCTGGACGAGATACGCGCCATGGTACGCGATGCCGCTGGCTCCATGCCGTTGCACGCCGACTTCATCAATCAGCATTGCCGCGCGCCAGAGGCCGCCTGA